The Streptomyces sp. B3I8 nucleotide sequence CCGCGGAGCTGGGCCACAGCCCCGCCCAGGTCGCCCTGGCCTGGACCCTGCGCACCCCGGGCGTCACGGCCCCGCTCCTCGGCGCCCGAACCCCCGCGCAGCTGGAGGACAACCTGGGCGCGCTGGACGTCGACTTCACCGACGCCCAGCTCGCCCGCCTGGACGAGGCGAGCGCGATCGACCTGGGCGTCCCGCACGCCGCCCTTGCCGGCGACCACATCCGCGCCGTGATGCGGGGCGACCTGAAGTTCGCGCCGCGCGGCTGAGACGGCGGCACCGGTGCGGTGGGGAGCGGTGGCACCCCACCGGCCCCGGTGCCGCCCCCGGTGCGATGTCCGCGGAAGGTCAGGCCTCGCGGTCCGGGGCGTGCCCGGTCGCGGGGGCTTTCCGCGTGGCGGGCCGTGGCAGGACCGCCAGCGCCGTGTCGGCGACGCCCCGCACCGTCTCCGGGTCCAGGCCGGCCTTGCCCACCGCCTCGATGCCGCGGACCACCGTCAGCAGCAGTGCCGCCAGCCGCTCCGGGTCCGCGTCACCGTCGATGTCGCCGTGGCGCTGGGCGGCGGCGATCTCGGTTCGCAGCAGGGTCAGCAGTGCCGTCATCGTCTCGGCCGACCGCCCGGCGACCGTCGGGTCCTGCTGGGCCAGTTCCGCCGTGCCCTTGGCCATCAGGCACCCTCGGCGCCCGGTGTCGGAGGCGGTGTTCTCCGCCATCAGCCGCACGTATCCCGACAGCCGCTCCATGGCCTCCGCGTCCGGGCCGCCCGCCAGCCGCCCCTCGGCCACCTCGACGACGGCGGCGCACCAGTCGCCGAACACCCGGTGGAACAGCGCGCCCTTGTCGCCGAACGCGCCGTACAGGCTGCCCTTGCCCAGGCCGGTCGCCCTGGCGATGTCGTCCATCCGCGTGCCCGCGTAGCCGGTCGCCCAGAACTGCTCCCGGGCCCGTGCCAGGACTTCGCGTTCGTCGAATGCGCGTGGTCTCGGCATGCCCTCACCCTACCCATTCTTGACTGGGTCGTCCATAACGGCCTACGGTGCGGACGAACGTTATGGACGATGCATTCCACAACCGAAGGGGTCCGCCATGCCGGGCGTGCTGCAGGAGAAGGTCGCCGTGATCACCGGAGGGACCAGCGGGATCGGGCTGGCCGTCGCCCACCGCTTCGTCCGGGAGGGCGCACGCGTCTTCGTGACCGGCCGGGACACCGACCGCCTCGAAGCCGCGGTCGGGGAGATCGGCCCCGCCGCCACCGGCGTACGGGCCGACGTCTCGGTCCTGGCCGACCTCGACGCGCTCTACGAGCGGGTCCGCGAGGAGGCCGGACGCGTCGACGTCCTGGTGGCCAACGCGGGTGTCGCCGCGGACGCCTCGCTCGGTGCCCACACCGAGGCGAACGTCGACCTGACGCTCGCCGTCAACATCAAGGGCACGCTGTTCACCGTCCAGAAGGCGCTCCCGCTGCTCACGGAGAACGCCTCCGTCCTCGTCATCGGCTCGAGCAACAGCGCGCGGCCCAACGAGAACCTGGAGGTCTACAGCGCCTCGAAGGCGGCGCTGACCAACCTCGTGCACAACTGGGCCCGCCGGTCGCGGGAACGCCGGTTCCGGGTCAACCTGCTCAGCCCGGGCCCCACGCGGACCCCCGCCCTGCTGGGCGCCGTCGGCGCCGAGGCCGACCGGTTCGCCGAGGCGACGGTGCCGCTGGGCCGGCTGGCCGACCCCGCCGAGATCGCCGAAGCCGCCCTCTTCCTGGCCTCGGACGCCGCGTCGTTCGTCACCGGCGCCGAACTCTTCGCCGACGGCGGCTACACGCGGGCATGACGGGGTGGGGCCACCCGGCGCCCGGAGTATCGCAGGCGCCCCGGGCGCCCGCCCCCCCAGGAGGTGCGCGGGCAGGAGCCGTGACGCGACGTCCCGCACCGGGCGCTCACCGGCGCCCGCATCCGGTCCACGCGGTCGCCCTGCCGGCCGGAGCGGGACGACTTCCGGCGTCCGGGTCACCACAGGCGGACGAGCTCCGGGTCACCACAGGCGGACGAGCTCCGAGTCGCGGAGCGGGGGCCGCACGGACACCCGGGGTCCCGGGCGCCCCCCGCTCCGCCTACGGCCTACGTCCCCGAGCAGCTCACGCTCGGCGCGGTGCCGCCGCCCGGTGCTCCGCCGAAGCCGAAGCTCGTCGAACCGCCCGCGGCGACCGTGCCGTTGTGGGCCGCGTTCGTCGCGGTGACCGTCGCGCCGGACTGGGTGTACGTCGCGTTCCAGATGTTCGTGATCTTCTGCGAGCCGGGCCACGTCCACGTGATCCGCCACGACTTCAGCGCCGTCGTGCCGGTGTTCTTCACCGTCACCTGGGCGTTGAAGCCGCCGCCCCAGTCGTCGGTGACGGTGTACGTGGCGGCGCAGGACGTGGCGGGGGTCCCGCCGCCGTCGTCGCCCCCGTCGTCGCCGCTCCCGGCCGGCGGGAAGCCCGGCGCCTTCACGCTCGCCAGGTAGCCGTCCTTCACCGTGTCGACGCTTGTCCAGTCGTCCTTGAGGATGCCGCCGGTGTCACCGGAGTTGGGGTTCCACGACCAGAACGTCCACTGGAAGCTGTCGCCGCCGTACGTCGCCGTCGGGCGCAGGTAGTCCACCAGGGCCGCCAGCCACTTCTGGTCCGTCGTCGACTGCAGCGTGGTGCCGAACTCGCCCACCCACACCGGGGCGATGTCCTGCTTGAAGAGGTAGCCCCAGTACTTGTCCCAGACGCCCGGCATGTTGGCCGGGAACGACGGGTCGCTGAACCAGCTCTGCTGGGCGACGCTCGTGGCGTAGTCGTGGGCCGAGTACACGAGCCGGTTCGCCACGTCGAGCCGTACCGGGTACTGCCCGGCGCCCATCAGGTTGCCGCCCCACCAGCCGGAGACGCCGTTCACCGTCTGCACGCCCTCGACGAAGATCAGCAGGTCCGGGTTGACGGACAGCACCGCGTCGCCGGCCCGCTCGGCGGCGAGCCGCCAGTCGGTGGCCTGGTCGCCGCAGCCCCAGCAGGCGGGATCGTGGGGCTCGTTGTGCAGGTCGATGCCGATCACGGTGTCCTGGCCCTTGTACCGCGCGGCCATCGCCTTCAGGTCGGCGATCCATGTCGACTCGGGGACGGACGAGGTGTACCAGAGCGCCGACTGGCCCGCCGAGTCCGGACGGTGCCGGTCGAGGATGACCTTCAGGCCGTCCTGCCCGGCGTACGCCACGATCCTGTCCAGCACCTGGAGCGAGCTCAGGCCCTGGAGGTCGGTGTTCTTGCCCTCGGAGAAGTCGATGCTCAGGGGCGTGGCGCCGCTCTTGAAGATGTCGTCGCTGTAGGGGATGCGGAGGGTGTTGTACCCCAGCGACCTCATCTGGTCGATCATGCTCCTGTAGTCACGGGACCACAGGCCGTGGACGACGAGGTTGGTGGTCTCGAAGCCGAACCAGTTGATGCCCGCGATCCGGACGGGCTCGCCCGCCGCGTCCAGGATCCGGCGTCCACGGGTGTGCCAGTAGCCCGCTCCGGCGGCGGCCGCCGCGGGGGTGGCGGTCGTGTCCTCGGCCGCGTGCGCGGCGGAGGCGGTGGTCGTCGCCGTCAGGCCGAGGGCCATGGGCAACAGGAGCACCGTCGCGGCGGTGCGGAGCGCTCTTCGCAAGCTGCGGAACATCTCGCTGCTTCCTCTCGGAGGCACGGGCCCGGAACATGTGGGAGCGCTCCCACAGCCCTGCGTCCCCCATGGAAGCCAGGAACGGGCCCCCCGTCAAGACACCCGGCGCACCCGCCTCTCGCAACGCCTCTCCCACCGTGCGACGTCACTGCCGCCCGCGCCGCCGGCGCAGCCCGAAGAAGCCGAGCGCCAGAACGATCAGGGCACCGGCGCCCACCTTCAGGTTCCGGCCGCTCACGGGACCGTCGTCACCCGGCGCCGACCCGCTCCCACTGCCGCTCCCGGACGACGAGGACGAGGCCCCCTTCCCCGGCGCGTCCTGCGCCGTGACCGGGCTGTCGGCGCCCTCCGAGCCGAACATCAGCTTCGTGCCGTCGGCGCTGTACGTGACCGACTCGCCCTGGCCCTGCAGCGGCACGTTCAGCCGGCCGGCCCGCTTGATCCGCCCGCCGCCCTCCCAGTCGTAGAGCACGCCGCCGAAGTACCCGCGCACGGCGAGCTGTTCGCCGTCCGGGGAGAGGGCGGCGTCGGTGGCCCACAGGTCGACGGCCGCGACCGGCTTGAAGATGTTGCTCCCCGAGGACGACAACCTGGCCGGCCCCTCGTACAGATGGCCGCCGTCCTCCTTCTTGTCGACGATGTAGACGCGCCCGTCCTTGGGGTCCACCACCATCGACTCGGCGTCCCGCGCCCCGTCGGAGTACTTCACGACGTACTGCGTGGCCCGCACGGTCCGGTCCACGAGCTTCTTCGGCTCCGGCAGCGCGTAGATCCACACGTAGGGCCAGGTCCCGCCGAGGTTGTCGCCGATGTCGCCGACGTAGATCCGGCCGTCCGGCCCGATCGAGACGGCCTCGACGTCACGCGGGGTGCCGATGCCGCTGAGCGTGATCCGGGCGAGGGTGCGGCCCGTCGCGCTGTCGACGGCGTAGAGGTACGGCCCGTCGTCGCTGTCGTTGTGGGTCCAGTAGACGCCCTTGTGCAGGTGCGAGGCGGCGAGGCCGCTGGACTCGGTGATGCGCGGGTCCTTGATCCGGAAACTCGCGTCGCCGTCCGCGGCGGGCGAGGCGGAGGCGGCGGGCGCGGCGAGGGCACCCACGAGCAGGGCCCCGGCGAGGAGGGCGAACGGTCGGCGCATGGCGTCAAGCCTGCCATCCCGCCCGGCACTTCACGGCGGGTGGTCGGTGCGGGCCGGCGCCGGACGGTCCTGGACCGGCCTCCGGACCTCCTCGCACCGCACGCGGCCGGACCGTGGAGGGGCCGTGGAGGGGCCGCGGGCCGACCCGTGGGGTGGGCCGTCTCACATTCCACCGGGCCGTCCGCCGTTCCCCGCGCCCACCCCCGTCGGCCATCATGAGCGCATGCTCAGGTTCATGCCCGTCGGCGATTCCATGACCATCGGCAGCGCGGGCGAGCACACCTGGCGCTACCGGCTGTGGCAGCATCTGCGCACCACCTACGGCGGCCCGTTCGCGCTGGTCGGACCACGCGAGGCGCTCTACGACAAGGCGCTGGACGCACCCGTCTCGTACGAGTACGCCGACCCCGACTTCCCCCGCGCCCACCTGGCCGGCTGGGGCGAGGGCTGGCAGCACCTGGCCCCGCTGATAGGGGACGCGGTGCGCGCGAGCGGGGCGGACGTGCTGCTCGTCTCCCTCGGCCTGATCGATCTGGGCTTCTACACCGATGCCGAGCAGACGGCGGAGAACACGGTGCGGTTCGTGACCCGGGCGCGGGAGGCCCGGCCCGGGGTGCGGATGGTGCTGCTGCCGGTGATACCCAACGTCCGCGCCACGACCGACGCGCTCTTCGCGGCGGAGGTCGCCCGCTTCAACGAGCTGCTCGCCAAGACCGTCGCCGACCTCGACGAGCCCGGCTCCCCGCTCCTCCTCGCCTCCGTCCCCGAGTCCTACGACATCGCTCTCGACACCTACGACGGCACCCACCCCAACGCCTCCGGCGAGCACAAGCTGGCGGCGGCGTTCGCGGGGGCGATGCATCAGGCCTGGGGCTGGGGCGGCGAGTACACCGCCAGGGTCTGAGCGCGGGCGGGGTCGCATTTTCGGGGGGGCATATGCGGGTATCGACTTTCCCGGCCACGAGAACGGCTTCTGCCCCGACGTCGCCGAACTGCGCGAGGGCGCCACGAAGGACGCCGAGGGCCGCTGGCGGTACGAGGATGTCGAGTTCGTCGCCGAGGTCATCTCGAAGGGGACCGCTCAGAACGACTACGGGCCGAAGAAAACCGCGTACGCGCTGGCCGAGGTGCCGCTCTACCTCATCGTCGACCCCTACCAGGGTCGGTGTCACGCCTACACGCATCCAAGGACGGCGACTACCACACCGAGACCCGGGTCGACTTCGGGGCGGACGTCGATCTCACCGGCACCGTGCTCGACCTGGTCCTGAAGACCGACAACTTCCCCTGCGACTGACCCCTCCCCCCGCCCGGGGTCGTCCCCTTGCTTCGAGCGCACTCCAGCACGTTGGCTTGTGTCCATGGAATACACGCAGCTCGGACGCACCGGACTCAAGGTCGCTCGGCTGGTCCTCGGGACCATGAACTTCGGTCCGCAGACCGGCGAGGCCGACAGCCACGCGATCATGGACGCGGCGCTGGACGCCGGCATCAACCTCTTCGACACCGCCAACGTCTACGGCTGGGGCGCGGACAAGGGCCGGACGGAGACCATCATCGGCAACTGGTTCGCCAAGGGCGGCGGCCGGCGCGAGAAGACCGTCCTCGCCACCAAGGTGTACGGCGACATGACGCTCGACGACCGCCCGGTCTGGCCCAACCACGACAAGCTCTCCGCGGTCAACATCCGGCGGGCCGTGGAGGCCTCGCTGAAGCGGCTACAGACGGACCACATCGACCTCTACCAGTTCCACCACGTCGACCGGAACACCCCGTTCGAGGAGATCTGGCAGGCGATGGACGTCCTGGTGCAGCAGGGCAAGGTCCTCTACGTCGGATCGAGCAACTTCGCCGGGTACAAGATCGCCCAGGCCAACGAGATCGCCGCCCGCCGCGGGTCCTACGGCCTGGTCAGCGAGCAGTGTCTGTACAACCTCGCCGAGCGGCGCGCCGAGATGGAGGTCGTTCCGGCCGCGCGGGAGTACGGGCTCGGCGTCATCCCCTGGTCCCCGCTGCACGGCGGGCTGCTGGGCGGGGTGCTGAAGAAGCAGGCGGAGAGCGGGCGCCGGGCCGGCGGCCGGGCCGCCGAGACCCTGGCCGACCCCGCCGGGCGGGCACGGATCCAGGCCTACGAGGACCTGCTCGACAAGCACGGGCTGGCCCCGGGCGAGGTGGCGCTGGCCTGGCTGCTGACCCGGCCGGGGGTGACCGGCCCGATCGTCGGACCGCGCACGGGCGAGCAGCTGGAGTCCGCGCTGCGGGCGGTGGAGCTGGAGCTGAGCGAGGAACTGCTGGCGTCGCTGGACGAGATCTTCCCGGGCCCGGGGCCGTCTCCGGAGGCGTTCGCCTGGTGAGACGTCCGGTGAGGGCGTCCGGAGGGCGTCCGCCGAGGCGCCTGACGGGACGCGTGCCGGACGGGCGTTCGACGAGGGGCCCGGCGAGACGCCGGTGAGGGCGTGTCCCGGGTGTCCGTGCCCCGCGTGCCCTACTGGTTCAGGGCGGCCGCCAGGGCCACGACGATGAACATCACCACGAGTACGACGGCCATGATGCGGTTGCGGGTCTTCGGGTCCACGTGGTCGAGGGTATCCGGGGGCGGGCGGCGGAGCTGTCCCGCCCCCGTCCCGGCCGCCCTGCCCCGGCCGCCAGGCTCCGGTGGTCAGGCTCCGGTGGTCAGCGGGACAGTTCCCAGTGGGCCACCGTCTCGTAGCGGGGGCGCTCGCCGGGGACGCCCGCGGCGGGGAGGCGGCTGCGGACCAGGCTGAGGGTGCGCACCTCCCAGGCGCGGCCCTCGAAGGTCTCCAGCGCCCTCACGTACGGGCGGAGGTCGGTCGCCCGCCGGCCGCTCCGGGCCAGCGTGACATGCGCCCGGTAGGCCCTCCCGGCGTCCCCGGGGGCGCCGGGCACCCGCGCCTTGCGGCCCGCCGCCTCCGTCCGCCCGGCCAGCAGCCGCAGCGCGGCCACGTCCCCGGACGCGCCCGCCCACAGCGCCCGGTCGCCGAAGCGGCCGGCGCCGTGCAGGGCGAGCGGGAAGGGGGCGGCGCGGCCGGCGGCCCGGGCCAGCCGGGCGGACAGCTCCGGCACGGTCCCCTCGTCGACCTCCCCGTAGAACGCCAGCGTGAAGTGCCACCCGGACCGCTCGGTCCAGCGCAGCGCGTCCGCGCCCGGCAGGCTCCGCAGCTCCGCCGCCCGCGCGGCCGCGGCCAGTTCCTCGACCGCCTCCGCCGGCGGCAGCACCGCCGCGAACAGTCGCATGACGACGCCACCTCTCTCCGACCGTCTTGCCGGACCGCCTTGCCGGACCGTCTCCTCAGACCGCCGCGCCGCGCGGGCACAGCCGCACCCGCGGTCCGCCCTGCCACGTCACCCGCACCCGCTGGTTGCCGACCCGGAGCAGAGTGACGGCCACCGTGGCCGCCGCCGCCAGCGAGACGAGGCCACCGGCCGCGAAGCCGACGCGCGCGCCGAAGGTGTCGGTGGCCCAGCCGACCAGGGGCGCGCCCACCGGCGTACCGCCCATGAAGACCATCATGAACAGGGACATCACCCGGCCCCGCATCGCGGGGTCGGTGGTCATCTGCACGGACGTGTTCGCGGTGACGTTCACCGTCATGCCGAAGATGCCGATCGGCACCATGAACAGGGCGAACAGCCACAGCTCGGGGGCGACCGAGGCCACCACCTCCAGTGTGCCGAAGCCGAGGGCCGCCGCGAGCAGCACCCGCAGCCGGGCCGTGCCGCGCCGGGCCGCGAGCAGCGCGCCGATCAGCGAGCCGACCGCCATCAGCGTGTTGAACAGGCTGTACGCGCCGGCGCCCGCGTGGAAGATGTCGTCGGCGTAGGCGGAGAGCCAGACCGGGAAGTTGAAGCCGAAGGTGCCGATGAAGCCGACCAGCACGATGGGCCAGACCAGTTCGGGCCGTCCGGCGACGTACCGCAGCCCCTCTCGGAGCTGGCCCTTGCCGCGCGGCGCGCGCCGGATCTCGTGCAGCTCGCGGGAGCGCACGAGGAGCAGGCCGGCGATCGGGGCGAGGAAGGAGACGCCGTTGAACAGGAACGCCCAGCCCGTGCCGACCCCGGTGATCAGCACACCGGCGACGGCCGGGCCGACCAGCCGGGCGGACTGGAAGTTGGCGGAGTTGAGGCTGATGGCGTTCTGGAGCTGGTCCGGTCCGACCATCTCGGGCACGAAGGTCTGCCGCGCCGGGTTGTCCATGACCGTGGCGAGTCCGACGGCGAAGGCGACCACGTACACGTGCCACACCTGGACGTGGCCGGAGAGCGTGAGCACGGCCAGGACCAGGCCGGCGACGCCCATCGCGGACTGGGTGAACAGCAGCGTGGGCCGCTTGGGCAGCCGGTCGACGAGGACACCGCCGTACAGGCCGAACAGCAGCATCGGCAGGAACTGCAGGGCCGTGGTCACGCCGACGGCGGTGGAGGAGCCGGTGAGGCTCAGCACCAGCCAGTCCTGGGCGATGCGCTGCATCCAGGTGCCGGTGTTGGAGACGACCTGGCCGATGAAGAACAGGCGGTAGTTGCGGATGCGCAGCGAGCTGAACATCGACGCCTTGCGGGGATCGGCGGGCGTCCGGGGCCCGGCGGGGGGCCCTGACTCGGCCGGCGTCCGCGCCTCGACGGGCGTCCGGGTTTCGAGGGGCGCCGGAGCTTCGGCGGGCGTCCGCGACGGGGGCGGGGAGGAGTCGTGGGTGGCTGGTGCGGGGGCGGAGTCTGCTCCGGGTCCCGAACTCAAAAGGGCTCGCCTCCTCGGGCGTGACGACGGGTGCGGGGGGTGTGGGGGTGCGGGGGGGGAGGGCGCCGGTCGGGTGCCGCGGTGGGCCCGGAGGCCGGGCCGGGTGCCCGTCCGGGGAGGGTCACAGGTGCGCGAGCTTCTCCAGGACGGGGGCGGCGGCGCGGAGTCTCGCCCACTCGTCCTCGTCGAGGCCCTCGATCAGGTGGGCGAGGAACGCGTTCCGCCGGCGCCGGCTCTCCGCGAGCATGACGGTGGCCCGCTCGGTCGGCCTGACGACCTTCTGCCGACGGTCCTCGGGGTGCGGCTCCAGGCTCACCAGACCCTTGGTCTCGAGGAGGGCGACGATGCGGGTCATCGACGGCGGCTGGACGTGCTCCTTGCGGGCCAGCTCACCCGGGGTGGCCGAACCGCACACCGCCAGGGTGCCGAGCACCGACATCTCGGTGGGGCTCAGCGACTCGTCGACCCGCTGGTGCTTGAGTCGACGCGACAGGCGCATCACGGACGAGCGCAAAGCGCTCACGGCGGCGGCATCGTCGCCATGGGTGAGGTCAGGCATGCTCGTTAGCGTAACTCATTACTTTGGCTAAAGACCACTCGTGTGCGCGTCCGGCGTGGTGACTCCGGCCACTGCCGGCCCGGCGGCGCACACACGCACACCCTCCCCGCACCAAAACAACAGAACGAGACGAATCACCCGTACGAGTGACATGGGAGCAGAAAACCTTCCACCACCCCCACGGATCCGGCCACCCTCGTGGCCATGGGGACCAGCGTGCTCAGCCTGCGCATGGACGGGGAACTGCTCGACCGGCTACGGCGCCGGGCGGCCAAAAGAGGAATGAGCGTCCAGGACTACGTGGTCCGGACGCTCGTTCGTGACGACTTCGACGAGCGATTCCAGGACGCCGTCGAGAGGACGGAGGAGTTCTACGGCGACGACGGGGAGCCGGCCGCGGTCGGCTCCCCGTAGACGGGCCGGCCGCGGACGGCTCCCGGTGGGCGGCGGGCGGACCGCCCCGTGATCAGGTCAGGCCCAGCGCCGGCATCAGGTAGTAGAAGCCGAACACCGCCGCGACGACGTACAGCGCCACCGGCACCTCGCGCCACCGGCCCGCGGCCAGGCGCAGCACCACGAAGGTGAGGAAGCCCATCCCGATGCCGTTGGTGATGGAGTACGTGAACGGCATCATCAGCATCGTCACGAACGCCGGGACGGCGATCGTGTAGTCCGCCCAGTCGATGTCCTTGATCGAGTGGGACAGGATCAGGAAGGCCACCGCGATCAGCGCGGGCGTGGCCGCCTGGGACGGCACCATCGTGGCGACCGGGGTGAGGAAGAGCGCCGCGGCGAACAGCAGCCCGGTGACGACGTTGGCGAAGCCGGTGCGCGCGCCCTCGCCGACGCCCGCCGTGGACTCCACGAAGCAGGTGGTGGCCGAGGAGGAGCTGGCGCCGCCCGCGGCGACCGCGATGCCGTCGACGAAGAGCACCTTGTTGATGCCGGGCATCTGGCCGTCGGCGTCGGTCAGCTTGGCCTCGTCACCGATGCCCATGATCGTGCCCATCGCGTCGAAGAAGGTCGACAGCAGCACGGTGAAGACGAACAGGACGCCGGTCAGCACGCCGACCTTGTCGAAGCCGCCGAACAGGCTGACCTTGCCGAGCAGCCCGAAGTCGGGGGTGGCGACCGGATTGCCGGGCCACTTGGGAGTGGTCAGGCCCCAGGAGGGGATCGTGGCGGTGGCGTCGATGATCAGTGCGAGGACCGTCATCGCGACGATCGAGATCAGGATCGCGCCGGGCACCTTGCGCACGATCAGCGCGAGGGTGAGCAGCGCGCCGAGGACGAAGATCAGCACCGGCCAGCCGTTGAGGTGGCCGTCCGCGCCGAGCTGGAGCGGCACGGTGGTGTGCGCCTCGTCCGGGATGCGGCTGACGAAACCGGAGTCGACCAGCCCGATGATCATGATGAACAGGCCGATGCCGATCGAGATGCCCTTGCGCAGCCCGAGCGGCACGGCGTTCATCACGCGCTCCCGCAGGCCCGTGGCGACCAGCAGCATCACCACGAAGCCGGCCAGCACCACCATGCCCATCGCGTCCGGCCAGGACATGCGGGGGGCGAGCTGGAGGGCGACGACCGTGTTGACGCCGAGGCCGGCGGCCAGCGCGATCGGGACGTTGCCGATGACACCCATGAGCAGTGTGGTGAACGCGGCGGTGACGGCGGTGGCGGTGACCATCTGGCC carries:
- a CDS encoding TetR/AcrR family transcriptional regulator, whose translation is MPRPRAFDEREVLARAREQFWATGYAGTRMDDIARATGLGKGSLYGAFGDKGALFHRVFGDWCAAVVEVAEGRLAGGPDAEAMERLSGYVRLMAENTASDTGRRGCLMAKGTAELAQQDPTVAGRSAETMTALLTLLRTEIAAAQRHGDIDGDADPERLAALLLTVVRGIEAVGKAGLDPETVRGVADTALAVLPRPATRKAPATGHAPDREA
- a CDS encoding SDR family NAD(P)-dependent oxidoreductase, with product MPGVLQEKVAVITGGTSGIGLAVAHRFVREGARVFVTGRDTDRLEAAVGEIGPAATGVRADVSVLADLDALYERVREEAGRVDVLVANAGVAADASLGAHTEANVDLTLAVNIKGTLFTVQKALPLLTENASVLVIGSSNSARPNENLEVYSASKAALTNLVHNWARRSRERRFRVNLLSPGPTRTPALLGAVGAEADRFAEATVPLGRLADPAEIAEAALFLASDAASFVTGAELFADGGYTRA
- a CDS encoding cellulase family glycosylhydrolase is translated as MFRSLRRALRTAATVLLLPMALGLTATTTASAAHAAEDTTATPAAAAAGAGYWHTRGRRILDAAGEPVRIAGINWFGFETTNLVVHGLWSRDYRSMIDQMRSLGYNTLRIPYSDDIFKSGATPLSIDFSEGKNTDLQGLSSLQVLDRIVAYAGQDGLKVILDRHRPDSAGQSALWYTSSVPESTWIADLKAMAARYKGQDTVIGIDLHNEPHDPACWGCGDQATDWRLAAERAGDAVLSVNPDLLIFVEGVQTVNGVSGWWGGNLMGAGQYPVRLDVANRLVYSAHDYATSVAQQSWFSDPSFPANMPGVWDKYWGYLFKQDIAPVWVGEFGTTLQSTTDQKWLAALVDYLRPTATYGGDSFQWTFWSWNPNSGDTGGILKDDWTSVDTVKDGYLASVKAPGFPPAGSGDDGGDDGGGTPATSCAATYTVTDDWGGGFNAQVTVKNTGTTALKSWRITWTWPGSQKITNIWNATYTQSGATVTATNAAHNGTVAAGGSTSFGFGGAPGGGTAPSVSCSGT
- a CDS encoding WD40 repeat domain-containing protein; this encodes MRRPFALLAGALLVGALAAPAASASPAADGDASFRIKDPRITESSGLAASHLHKGVYWTHNDSDDGPYLYAVDSATGRTLARITLSGIGTPRDVEAVSIGPDGRIYVGDIGDNLGGTWPYVWIYALPEPKKLVDRTVRATQYVVKYSDGARDAESMVVDPKDGRVYIVDKKEDGGHLYEGPARLSSSGSNIFKPVAAVDLWATDAALSPDGEQLAVRGYFGGVLYDWEGGGRIKRAGRLNVPLQGQGESVTYSADGTKLMFGSEGADSPVTAQDAPGKGASSSSSGSGSGSGSAPGDDGPVSGRNLKVGAGALIVLALGFFGLRRRRGRQ
- a CDS encoding SGNH/GDSL hydrolase family protein translates to MLRFMPVGDSMTIGSAGEHTWRYRLWQHLRTTYGGPFALVGPREALYDKALDAPVSYEYADPDFPRAHLAGWGEGWQHLAPLIGDAVRASGADVLLVSLGLIDLGFYTDAEQTAENTVRFVTRAREARPGVRMVLLPVIPNVRATTDALFAAEVARFNELLAKTVADLDEPGSPLLLASVPESYDIALDTYDGTHPNASGEHKLAAAFAGAMHQAWGWGGEYTARV
- a CDS encoding aldo/keto reductase, which produces MEYTQLGRTGLKVARLVLGTMNFGPQTGEADSHAIMDAALDAGINLFDTANVYGWGADKGRTETIIGNWFAKGGGRREKTVLATKVYGDMTLDDRPVWPNHDKLSAVNIRRAVEASLKRLQTDHIDLYQFHHVDRNTPFEEIWQAMDVLVQQGKVLYVGSSNFAGYKIAQANEIAARRGSYGLVSEQCLYNLAERRAEMEVVPAAREYGLGVIPWSPLHGGLLGGVLKKQAESGRRAGGRAAETLADPAGRARIQAYEDLLDKHGLAPGEVALAWLLTRPGVTGPIVGPRTGEQLESALRAVELELSEELLASLDEIFPGPGPSPEAFAW
- the thpR gene encoding RNA 2',3'-cyclic phosphodiesterase, with translation MRLFAAVLPPAEAVEELAAAARAAELRSLPGADALRWTERSGWHFTLAFYGEVDEGTVPELSARLARAAGRAAPFPLALHGAGRFGDRALWAGASGDVAALRLLAGRTEAAGRKARVPGAPGDAGRAYRAHVTLARSGRRATDLRPYVRALETFEGRAWEVRTLSLVRSRLPAAGVPGERPRYETVAHWELSR
- a CDS encoding MFS transporter, producing the protein MFSSLRIRNYRLFFIGQVVSNTGTWMQRIAQDWLVLSLTGSSTAVGVTTALQFLPMLLFGLYGGVLVDRLPKRPTLLFTQSAMGVAGLVLAVLTLSGHVQVWHVYVVAFAVGLATVMDNPARQTFVPEMVGPDQLQNAISLNSANFQSARLVGPAVAGVLITGVGTGWAFLFNGVSFLAPIAGLLLVRSRELHEIRRAPRGKGQLREGLRYVAGRPELVWPIVLVGFIGTFGFNFPVWLSAYADDIFHAGAGAYSLFNTLMAVGSLIGALLAARRGTARLRVLLAAALGFGTLEVVASVAPELWLFALFMVPIGIFGMTVNVTANTSVQMTTDPAMRGRVMSLFMMVFMGGTPVGAPLVGWATDTFGARVGFAAGGLVSLAAAATVAVTLLRVGNQRVRVTWQGGPRVRLCPRGAAV
- a CDS encoding MarR family winged helix-turn-helix transcriptional regulator, translated to MPDLTHGDDAAAVSALRSSVMRLSRRLKHQRVDESLSPTEMSVLGTLAVCGSATPGELARKEHVQPPSMTRIVALLETKGLVSLEPHPEDRRQKVVRPTERATVMLAESRRRRNAFLAHLIEGLDEDEWARLRAAAPVLEKLAHL
- a CDS encoding ribbon-helix-helix protein, CopG family yields the protein MGTSVLSLRMDGELLDRLRRRAAKRGMSVQDYVVRTLVRDDFDERFQDAVERTEEFYGDDGEPAAVGSP
- a CDS encoding NCS2 family permease, with product MPTSAPAKVPAPGQPGGRSATGPLDRYFKISERGSTLPREIRGGFATFFAMAYILVLNPIILSGAKDVYGHQLDHGQMVTATAVTAAFTTLLMGVIGNVPIALAAGLGVNTVVALQLAPRMSWPDAMGMVVLAGFVVMLLVATGLRERVMNAVPLGLRKGISIGIGLFIMIIGLVDSGFVSRIPDEAHTTVPLQLGADGHLNGWPVLIFVLGALLTLALIVRKVPGAILISIVAMTVLALIIDATATIPSWGLTTPKWPGNPVATPDFGLLGKVSLFGGFDKVGVLTGVLFVFTVLLSTFFDAMGTIMGIGDEAKLTDADGQMPGINKVLFVDGIAVAAGGASSSSATTCFVESTAGVGEGARTGFANVVTGLLFAAALFLTPVATMVPSQAATPALIAVAFLILSHSIKDIDWADYTIAVPAFVTMLMMPFTYSITNGIGMGFLTFVVLRLAAGRWREVPVALYVVAAVFGFYYLMPALGLT